The Candidatus Korarchaeum sp. nucleotide sequence TCCCCTCCCTCATTATCTTGACGGCTGGGATCCCCTTCTCCCTAAGGAACTTCTCCACGATACTCTCGAAGGGGCCGCCCTCCTTCAGGTAATGGGATGCCACTGGCGGGTACCTGATCACGATGTACTCCCCCTCATCTAGCCCCAGATCAGATTTCACGAACTCCCCATCCTCCGTGAAATCCAAAACGTGTGAGACCTCGAACAGCCCCCTGAACCTCATAGTCTCGCTGTAAGTGGGGCCTGAGAAACACTCGGGGACTATGGATAGTGTTGATAGGGGGAAGGTGAGCTTCGTCACTATATGAGGGGGGATGTCGTTATCGTTCATAGCTATATAAGGTATCCCCAGGCCGAAGGCCACTCTAGCTTGCTCAACCGATGCCTTAGATACCGCAAGATCTATCTCTCTATCAGCTATAAGCAACGCGAGCTCCTTTACCCTCTCAGCGAATGATACTAGCTTCTCATAATCGCTAGCTCCCCACTTCCCAATTACTTCAGCCTCTATCGGTATCATGGCCCTCAGGAGCTCAACTAAAGAGCCCTTCCTCCTCGTCGTCAGGAAAACTCGGCCTCTGAACTTCTTCAGGAACCTCCTCCAGAACCTGACGTTGGCTTCATTCACTATATCGATCCAGATCAAGCTATCGACCTCAGTAATGATAGGAGGAATGTGAGCACCAAGCTCATGGCCACTGCCGGCACT carries:
- a CDS encoding DUF354 domain-containing protein, with the protein product MIWIDIVNEANVRFWRRFLKKFRGRVFLTTRRKGSLVELLRAMIPIEAEVIGKWGASDYEKLVSFAERVKELALLIADREIDLAVSKASVEQARVAFGLGIPYIAMNDNDIPPHIVTKLTFPLSTLSIVPECFSGPTYSETMRFRGLFEVSHVLDFTEDGEFVKSDLGLDEGEYIVIRYPPVASHYLKEGGPFESIVEKFLREKGIPAVKIMREGIIELPSGERVSASIDGISLISRSAGVISGGGTMAREAALLGVPSISLFPGEDPCVSKILLSEGLMRKATGMKASHLSSVYDELRKEWESGRLRERAREFLRGCEDPAEVLVRVIRSRFS